The following coding sequences are from one Microbacterium wangchenii window:
- the tsf gene encoding translation elongation factor Ts: MANFTIADIKALREQLGTGMVDTKKALEEADGDVDKAVEILRLKGAKGNAKRADRSTSEGLVTAREQDGKVTLLELACETDFVAKNERFIALADKVVEAAAAASADSAEAALAAPAGEQTVAELISDEAAIIGEKVELRRVRTLTGEHFSVYLHKTSKDLPPQIGVVVAYSGENAEAARSIAQHVSFANPTYLAREDVPEADVEKEREIVTEISRNEGKPEAALPKIVEGRVNAFFKQVVLLDQDYAKDNKVSVAQVAKDAGITITDFARFKVGA; the protein is encoded by the coding sequence ATGGCAAACTTCACGATCGCCGACATCAAGGCGCTGCGTGAGCAGCTCGGCACGGGCATGGTCGACACCAAGAAGGCGCTCGAGGAGGCCGACGGCGACGTCGACAAGGCCGTCGAGATCCTGCGTCTGAAGGGCGCGAAGGGCAACGCCAAGCGCGCCGACCGCTCCACGAGCGAGGGCCTGGTCACCGCGCGTGAGCAGGACGGCAAGGTCACCCTGCTCGAGCTCGCGTGCGAGACCGACTTCGTCGCCAAGAACGAGCGGTTCATCGCGCTGGCCGACAAGGTCGTGGAAGCGGCTGCCGCCGCCTCCGCCGACTCCGCCGAGGCGGCCCTGGCCGCCCCCGCCGGTGAGCAGACCGTCGCCGAGCTGATCTCGGACGAGGCCGCCATCATCGGCGAGAAGGTCGAGCTGCGTCGCGTGCGCACGCTGACCGGCGAGCACTTCTCGGTGTACCTGCACAAGACCAGCAAGGACCTCCCGCCGCAGATCGGTGTCGTCGTCGCCTACAGCGGCGAGAACGCAGAGGCCGCTCGCAGCATCGCGCAGCACGTCTCGTTCGCCAACCCGACCTACCTCGCCCGCGAGGACGTGCCCGAGGCCGACGTCGAGAAGGAGCGCGAGATCGTCACCGAGATCTCCCGCAACGAGGGCAAGCCGGAGGCGGCGCTGCCGAAGATCGTCGAGGGTCGCGTGAACGCGTTCTTCAAGCAGGTCGTGCTCCTGGACCAGGACTACGCCAAGGACAACAAGGTGTCGGTGGCTCAGGTCGCCAAGGACGCCGGGATCACGATCACCGACTTCGCTCGCTTCAAGGTCGGCGCGTAA